The proteins below are encoded in one region of Tolumonas auensis DSM 9187:
- the eutS gene encoding ethanolamine utilization microcompartment protein EutS, producing the protein MEQFQTKERVIQEYVPGKQITLAHLIANPNKELYKKLGLNEAASAIGILTITPSEGAIIASDIATKSGAVTIGFIDRFTGAVIITGDVSAIEYALRQVIHVLGDMMKFSACELTRT; encoded by the coding sequence GAACAGTTTCAAACCAAAGAGCGTGTTATTCAGGAATATGTACCGGGGAAACAGATCACGCTGGCACATCTGATCGCCAATCCGAATAAAGAACTCTACAAAAAACTCGGGCTGAATGAAGCCGCCAGTGCTATCGGCATCTTAACAATCACACCGAGTGAAGGTGCCATCATTGCCAGCGATATCGCCACCAAATCCGGTGCTGTCACGATCGGCTTTATCGATCGATTCACAGGTGCCGTCATCATCACCGGTGATGTCTCTGCCATCGAATATGCCTTACGGCAGGTCATTCACGTTCTGGGTGACATGATGAAATTCAGCGCCTGCGAATTAACGCGGACATAA
- a CDS encoding EutP/PduV family microcompartment system protein yields MMKRIMLIGQSQCGKTSLLQRLQGEPMQYQKTQALGYFDCAIDTPGEYLENRCLYSALITTSCDADIIALVQSADCQQGFFAPMFATAFNKPVIGIITKADTAKDEAALSFATNQLRQAGAEYLFVTSSITGDGISPLLDYLN; encoded by the coding sequence ATGATGAAACGAATCATGCTTATCGGACAAAGCCAGTGCGGCAAAACGTCATTGCTGCAACGCCTGCAGGGTGAGCCCATGCAGTATCAGAAAACACAGGCGCTCGGTTATTTCGACTGCGCCATCGATACGCCCGGTGAATATCTGGAGAACCGCTGCCTTTACAGTGCATTGATCACCACCTCGTGCGATGCCGACATTATTGCTCTTGTCCAGAGTGCCGACTGCCAGCAAGGCTTTTTTGCGCCGATGTTTGCTACCGCATTCAACAAGCCGGTGATCGGCATTATTACCAAAGCCGATACCGCAAAAGATGAAGCCGCCTTGTCATTCGCGACTAACCAGCTCAGACAAGCAGGTGCCGAATACTTGTTCGTTACGTCCTCAATAACCGGAGATGGTATTTCACCGCTCCTGGACTATCTCAATTAA
- a CDS encoding acetate/propionate family kinase: protein MLQKIMAINAGSSSLKFQLFSMPDEQVITKGMIERIGKQDAFFSIQYGEQKHRETFAVENHQQAVDHLLSALLDHEIIKSLDEIAGVGHRVAHGGEAFSDSACIDAAALQQIEHLGTLAPLHNPVNAIGIRAFMEALPHAKAVAVFDTSFHQTMPPETFLYALPYRYYQEQGIRRYGFHGTSHKYVSQICAEKMETPLSDLRLISCHLGNGSSLCAIQHGRSVNTSMGFTPLAGVMMGTRCGDIDPSIMPYLAKQENKTADELNALINNESGLLGISGVSNDYRDVEQAAKEGNERAQLALKMFAERIRSFIGSYIAHMGGLDALIFTGGIGENSRTARAAICHALEYLGIALDETKNNANETFIQQDSGPVKIAVINTNEELMIARDVMRV from the coding sequence ATGTTGCAAAAAATCATGGCGATAAATGCCGGCAGCTCTTCTCTTAAATTTCAGCTTTTCTCCATGCCGGATGAACAAGTGATTACCAAGGGAATGATCGAACGAATCGGCAAGCAGGATGCTTTTTTTAGCATTCAGTATGGGGAACAAAAGCACCGTGAAACCTTTGCCGTGGAAAATCATCAGCAGGCGGTTGATCACTTGTTGTCAGCTTTGCTTGATCACGAGATCATAAAATCACTGGATGAAATTGCCGGTGTCGGCCACCGCGTTGCTCACGGCGGTGAAGCATTCAGCGATTCTGCGTGTATTGATGCCGCAGCATTACAGCAAATTGAGCATCTGGGCACACTGGCCCCTTTGCATAATCCGGTGAATGCCATTGGTATCCGCGCCTTTATGGAAGCGCTGCCTCATGCTAAAGCCGTTGCAGTGTTTGATACCTCCTTCCATCAGACAATGCCCCCGGAAACCTTTTTATATGCCCTGCCTTATCGTTACTACCAGGAACAAGGTATCCGTCGCTATGGCTTTCACGGCACCAGCCATAAATACGTCAGTCAGATCTGTGCCGAAAAAATGGAAACACCTCTTTCAGACCTGCGCCTGATCAGTTGCCATCTGGGAAATGGTTCCAGTCTGTGTGCCATTCAACATGGTCGTTCGGTGAATACATCTATGGGTTTTACGCCACTGGCTGGCGTTATGATGGGAACACGGTGCGGCGATATTGATCCGTCCATCATGCCGTATCTGGCAAAACAGGAAAATAAAACCGCGGATGAACTTAACGCGCTGATCAATAATGAGTCCGGTCTGCTCGGTATTTCCGGTGTTTCCAATGATTACCGGGATGTAGAACAAGCTGCAAAAGAAGGTAATGAACGGGCGCAACTGGCCCTGAAAATGTTTGCAGAACGCATCCGGAGTTTTATCGGCAGCTACATCGCTCACATGGGTGGATTAGATGCGCTGATTTTTACCGGCGGGATCGGTGAGAACTCCCGTACCGCCCGTGCAGCAATATGTCATGCACTGGAATATCTCGGCATTGCCCTTGATGAAACAAAAAATAATGCGAATGAAACCTTTATTCAGCAGGATTCCGGCCCGGTCAAAATTGCCGTGATCAACACGAATGAAGAATTAATGATTGCCCGTGACGTCATGAGAGTGTGA
- the cobA gene encoding uroporphyrinogen-III C-methyltransferase produces the protein MKGKVWLVGAGPGDASLITVKGLHCIRNADVLVYDRLVCRELLEEASADCELINVGKTPNNHPIPQDEINQILVAQALMGREVVRLKGGDPYVFGRGGEEVETLAKVGIPFEVVPGITSAIGGLAYAGIPVTHRDHASSFHVITGHLQQGKEPQDWATLARLQGTLVILMGMSQIDTICAQLIEHGKPADTPAAAVMYASRNVQQSAAGTLATLPEDVIRAGIKAPALIVIGEVVQLQSLLQFTPTAMQLNEIAGISEIA, from the coding sequence ATGAAAGGTAAAGTATGGTTAGTAGGCGCCGGCCCCGGAGATGCATCCCTGATTACAGTAAAAGGACTGCATTGTATCCGTAATGCAGATGTACTGGTCTACGATCGGCTGGTTTGCCGTGAATTGCTGGAAGAAGCCAGTGCAGATTGCGAGCTGATTAATGTCGGAAAAACCCCGAACAATCACCCGATCCCTCAGGATGAAATTAACCAGATCCTGGTAGCTCAGGCTTTAATGGGGCGTGAGGTTGTACGTCTTAAAGGCGGTGATCCTTATGTATTTGGCCGTGGTGGCGAAGAAGTCGAAACGCTGGCCAAAGTCGGTATTCCGTTTGAAGTGGTACCCGGCATTACCTCTGCGATTGGCGGATTAGCCTACGCCGGTATTCCGGTTACTCACCGGGATCATGCCTCTTCATTTCATGTGATTACCGGACATTTACAGCAAGGGAAAGAGCCGCAGGATTGGGCAACTTTAGCCAGATTACAGGGCACACTGGTCATTCTGATGGGGATGTCGCAGATTGATACGATTTGCGCTCAGTTGATCGAACACGGTAAACCGGCCGATACCCCTGCCGCTGCGGTAATGTATGCCAGCCGCAATGTTCAGCAATCCGCCGCCGGGACACTGGCGACTTTACCGGAAGATGTCATCCGTGCCGGCATTAAAGCACCGGCGTTGATCGTGATCGGTGAGGTGGTACAGCTACAGTCATTGCTGCAATTTACGCCAACCGCGATGCAATTAAATGAAATCGCAGGCATTAGTGAGATAGCATAG
- the cobD gene encoding threonine-phosphate decarboxylase CobD, translating to MAKSGQHGGNVLEIAEKYGLNVSDILDFSANINPLGMPDSLKQAIIGHLSLAERYPDIEYRQLHAALARHNACPQSWVLAGNGATELIFALVQQIKPEKAMLLVPGFAEYRRALERAGCEIVNYPLFEEEDFQPNERLLTALTDDLDCLFLCTPNNPTGQQPDKSLLQAIAAVCHQKQIALIVDESFIDFLPHETGMVPLLADYPNLYVLRSLTKFFAIPGLRLGYLLSANTAAVSQMRDYREPWTINAFAALAGEVILGDREYIQATHRWLAAEQRHLFNALNALPGLRVWRPAANYIFFHCLRDNLDLQKALLQHHILIRHCANYPGLTANHYRVAIKSPEDNVRLIRAMQQVFTDG from the coding sequence ATGGCGAAAAGCGGTCAGCACGGCGGTAACGTGCTGGAAATAGCGGAGAAATATGGTCTGAATGTCAGTGATATTCTGGATTTCAGTGCCAATATTAACCCCTTGGGAATGCCTGATTCATTAAAGCAGGCGATTATCGGGCACCTTTCCCTGGCCGAACGCTATCCTGACATCGAATACCGCCAGTTGCATGCTGCACTGGCAAGGCATAACGCCTGCCCGCAGTCATGGGTACTGGCCGGTAACGGCGCCACTGAGTTGATCTTTGCACTGGTACAACAGATCAAACCGGAAAAAGCGATGTTGCTGGTTCCGGGATTTGCCGAATACCGTCGTGCACTGGAGCGGGCCGGTTGTGAGATCGTCAATTATCCGTTGTTTGAAGAAGAAGATTTTCAACCCAACGAACGGTTACTGACGGCGCTTACTGATGATTTGGATTGTCTGTTCTTATGCACTCCGAATAACCCGACAGGTCAGCAACCGGACAAATCGCTCCTTCAGGCTATCGCGGCGGTTTGTCATCAGAAACAGATCGCGCTGATTGTCGATGAATCCTTTATTGATTTTCTTCCGCATGAAACCGGTATGGTGCCTTTGCTGGCAGATTATCCCAATCTGTATGTACTGCGTTCATTAACGAAATTTTTTGCCATTCCGGGCCTGCGCCTGGGTTATCTGCTAAGTGCCAACACGGCTGCAGTTTCACAAATGCGCGATTACCGGGAACCCTGGACCATCAACGCCTTTGCCGCACTGGCCGGTGAAGTGATTTTGGGTGATCGGGAATATATTCAGGCAACGCATCGCTGGCTGGCTGCAGAACAAAGACACCTGTTTAATGCCCTGAATGCCCTGCCCGGCTTACGTGTCTGGCGACCTGCTGCGAACTACATCTTTTTTCACTGTCTGCGTGACAATCTTGATCTGCAGAAAGCACTGCTACAGCACCATATTTTGATCCGTCATTGCGCCAATTATCCGGGATTAACCGCTAACCATTACCGTGTGGCGATAAAAAGTCCGGAAGATAATGTCAGGCTGATCCGGGCGATGCAGCAGGTATTTACCGATGGCTGA
- a CDS encoding GHMP kinase, which yields MAEASCPASCGEFIQGWINGGEKLISCPINWFSTVEVTEGTPESSERPRMRQALRIVLKAVGYSDDVSKLLRIRFDSTIPVAKGMASSTADIAATIVATARLLKKRLSEQEIANICLQIEPTDSTIFEALTLFDHNNGKTQIGHNWSPKLDILILESDARLITADYHQIDRRQTLLANAEKLEKAWCYFQEAAQNNNLYKLGEATTLSAEASQQILPKPAFHDLMQLVDKHNLYGLNVAHSGTVVGLLFDNRQHDVEKIMSEVKSSYLNRHYPQQHYCLLAAGGIR from the coding sequence ATGGCTGAGGCATCCTGTCCGGCATCCTGCGGTGAATTCATTCAGGGTTGGATCAATGGTGGAGAAAAACTGATCTCCTGCCCTATTAACTGGTTCAGTACAGTCGAAGTAACTGAGGGCACACCTGAATCCAGTGAACGCCCGCGGATGCGTCAGGCCCTCAGAATTGTATTGAAAGCTGTTGGATACTCAGATGATGTCAGTAAATTACTGCGTATCCGCTTTGATTCGACGATCCCTGTCGCCAAAGGAATGGCCAGCAGTACAGCTGATATCGCAGCAACTATTGTTGCTACTGCACGGTTATTAAAAAAACGACTATCAGAGCAGGAAATCGCCAATATTTGCCTTCAGATAGAACCTACCGACAGCACTATTTTCGAGGCGCTCACCTTATTTGATCATAACAATGGTAAGACGCAAATCGGCCACAACTGGTCGCCGAAATTGGATATTCTGATTCTGGAAAGTGATGCCCGGCTGATAACGGCTGATTACCATCAGATTGATCGCCGGCAGACATTACTGGCAAATGCAGAGAAGCTGGAAAAAGCCTGGTGTTATTTTCAGGAAGCAGCTCAAAACAACAATCTATATAAATTGGGTGAAGCAACCACATTGAGCGCGGAAGCCAGTCAGCAGATCTTACCCAAACCGGCATTTCATGATCTGATGCAATTAGTTGATAAGCATAATCTTTATGGTTTGAATGTCGCACATAGCGGCACAGTGGTAGGCCTATTATTTGATAACCGACAGCACGATGTTGAAAAAATCATGTCAGAGGTTAAAAGTTCATATTTGAACAGACACTACCCGCAGCAACATTATTGTTTATTGGCTGCGGGCGGTATCAGATAA
- a CDS encoding glycoside hydrolase family 43 protein: MKIMNPVIEQRADPHIYLHTDGYYYFTASVPEYDRIELRRSRELAELSTTNEIITAWTKPETGPCSDLIWAPEIHYINNHWYIYFAAAPNREIKDAAFQHRMYVIGNESENPLEGEWRFLGQVDSGINAFCLDATTFTHDNKLYYVWAQKHPDIRGNSSLYIAQMKSPTELLSEPVLLSKPEFDWETRGFWVNEGPSVLKRNGRIFISYSASATDENYCMGLLYADQNADLLNPENWHKNPEPVFQTSWEKRIFGPGHNSFTQTKDGKQDLLVYHARNYTEIEGDPLWDPNRHTCIQTLSWSEEGFPVFGSPQTQLSIE; encoded by the coding sequence ATGAAAATCATGAACCCGGTTATTGAACAAAGAGCTGATCCGCATATTTATCTGCATACGGATGGTTATTACTATTTCACGGCTTCCGTCCCGGAATATGATCGTATTGAATTGCGACGTTCCCGGGAGTTAGCTGAATTAAGCACCACGAATGAAATTATCACCGCCTGGACCAAACCAGAAACAGGGCCATGCAGTGATCTGATCTGGGCTCCGGAAATTCATTATATTAATAACCACTGGTATATCTATTTTGCCGCAGCACCGAACCGGGAAATAAAAGATGCAGCTTTTCAGCATCGTATGTATGTGATTGGAAATGAAAGTGAAAATCCGCTGGAAGGGGAATGGCGTTTTTTAGGTCAGGTAGACTCAGGAATTAATGCATTCTGTCTGGATGCCACCACCTTCACTCACGACAATAAGCTCTATTATGTTTGGGCACAAAAACATCCGGATATCCGTGGTAATTCAAGTCTTTATATTGCTCAAATGAAAAGCCCGACAGAGCTACTTTCTGAACCGGTATTATTGAGCAAGCCGGAATTTGACTGGGAAACCCGCGGTTTTTGGGTCAATGAAGGGCCTTCAGTGCTAAAACGCAATGGCCGGATCTTTATCAGTTATTCCGCCAGTGCCACCGATGAAAACTATTGCATGGGGCTGTTATACGCCGATCAGAATGCTGATCTGTTGAATCCGGAAAACTGGCATAAGAATCCGGAACCCGTATTTCAGACATCATGGGAAAAACGAATTTTCGGGCCGGGGCATAATAGTTTCACGCAAACGAAAGATGGTAAGCAGGATTTACTGGTCTATCACGCCCGGAATTATACTGAAATAGAAGGTGATCCATTATGGGATCCGAATCGTCATACCTGTATTCAGACATTAAGCTGGAGTGAAGAGGGCTTTCCGGTATTTGGTTCGCCGCAAACGCAATTATCAATAGAGTGA
- a CDS encoding LacI family DNA-binding transcriptional regulator, translating to MRKKKVTMSDIATEAGVSQPTVSAILNGSDSIKVSEATRIKVLNKARELGYALKQNIRHSNMHPRIALVVNSLNMHDPFINAVSAAKTRAWELDYLLVVFDYEEDEELKQAIFSEIKEDDYQGMIFASNTPKSISPLDDAPQIPTVMLNCFCDVPSTTSAVVAADFLGGYRATDHLISRNYRYIAMITGESWSESSIQRQKGYQQALVNADIPANPDWIVEGNWSVKQSYLETLRLLELTPRPDAIFCASDLMAVGCYQAIAKKGLTIPDDIAVMGYDNQLLASELTPGLSSIDLPYDEMGRKAVELICKVSPEEALPLIKIEGELYIREST from the coding sequence ATGCGTAAGAAGAAAGTAACAATGAGCGATATTGCCACTGAGGCAGGGGTGTCTCAGCCGACGGTGTCCGCCATCCTGAATGGCTCTGACAGCATTAAAGTGTCGGAAGCCACGCGCATTAAAGTGCTGAATAAAGCCAGAGAACTGGGGTATGCACTGAAACAGAATATACGTCACAGCAATATGCATCCGCGTATTGCACTGGTGGTGAATAGTCTGAACATGCATGACCCGTTCATCAACGCTGTCTCTGCCGCTAAAACCAGAGCATGGGAACTCGATTACCTGCTGGTTGTATTCGATTACGAAGAAGACGAAGAGTTAAAACAGGCCATCTTTTCCGAGATAAAAGAAGACGATTATCAGGGGATGATATTTGCTTCGAACACGCCGAAGTCGATATCGCCGCTGGATGATGCTCCGCAGATCCCGACGGTGATGCTGAACTGCTTTTGCGATGTTCCCAGCACTACTTCGGCAGTAGTGGCCGCCGATTTTCTGGGAGGGTACCGGGCCACCGATCACTTAATTTCCCGGAATTACCGGTATATCGCCATGATCACCGGGGAGAGTTGGTCAGAGTCATCCATCCAGCGCCAAAAGGGTTATCAGCAGGCGCTGGTGAATGCCGACATTCCGGCTAATCCGGACTGGATTGTGGAAGGCAACTGGTCGGTTAAGCAGAGTTATCTGGAAACGCTTCGTCTTCTGGAATTAACACCCAGACCGGACGCGATCTTTTGCGCCAGTGACTTAATGGCGGTGGGTTGTTATCAGGCGATTGCGAAAAAAGGTCTGACCATTCCGGACGATATTGCGGTGATGGGATATGACAACCAGCTGTTAGCCAGTGAACTGACACCGGGACTGAGCTCGATTGATTTACCTTATGACGAGATGGGCAGAAAAGCCGTTGAACTGATTTGCAAGGTGTCGCCGGAAGAGGCGTTACCGCTGATAAAAATTGAAGGTGAGTTATATATTCGTGAATCTACATAA
- a CDS encoding extracellular solute-binding protein translates to MKHSRVFVCMTLASLLNASSAFAATQLHLQRFFGACDAEYGKSTDVSAAEGECGIMTTLINKFSAEHPDIEVKVSTVEWPGYDQLTAQMASRTPPDLVTMHNSVIADYQSRDLILPIDDILATAKVDKSVFTPTAQNGVVRNEKMYGLPIDTWTMLYHINTKLMKQAGLMDASGKPVLPTTPDELLKQARQFKKATGKPYFVQILSNETAAYARLFYTYMFQQGAEIFKDPTHIQLSTPEAKNIVSLFKQIYDEGLTTKNMDYPATVSAFSNGEGGILLNGNWLLGTYDAESHKATSALYESYAAVPYPQLYKAKAATYVDGHSWVMPNKEHSQDELAAIGAFYKFMADNDFQWSRTGHLPSVKAVLEKPEFQALPQRTNLMDVTKIGTGLPSKVERQFAIQDIIGEELAAAITGAKDIDSALADAESRVNEMLANL, encoded by the coding sequence ATGAAACATTCACGCGTTTTTGTTTGCATGACTTTAGCTTCTTTACTTAATGCCTCCAGTGCATTTGCCGCGACACAGTTACACCTGCAGCGTTTCTTTGGTGCCTGTGATGCCGAATACGGGAAAAGCACCGACGTCAGTGCCGCCGAAGGCGAGTGCGGCATCATGACCACACTGATCAACAAATTCAGTGCCGAGCATCCGGATATTGAAGTCAAAGTTTCAACCGTGGAATGGCCGGGTTACGATCAGTTAACCGCGCAGATGGCTTCAAGAACACCGCCTGATTTGGTGACGATGCATAACTCAGTAATTGCGGATTACCAGTCCCGTGATTTGATCCTGCCGATCGACGATATTCTGGCGACAGCGAAAGTCGATAAATCGGTTTTTACGCCGACTGCGCAGAACGGTGTAGTACGCAATGAGAAAATGTATGGTCTGCCAATTGATACCTGGACCATGCTGTATCACATCAATACCAAACTGATGAAACAGGCCGGGTTGATGGATGCTTCCGGCAAACCGGTCTTACCAACTACGCCGGATGAACTACTGAAACAGGCGCGTCAGTTCAAGAAGGCGACCGGCAAACCGTATTTCGTGCAGATTTTATCTAACGAAACCGCTGCCTACGCGCGCCTCTTCTATACCTATATGTTCCAGCAAGGCGCTGAAATATTTAAAGATCCTACGCACATACAGCTCAGCACTCCTGAAGCAAAAAATATTGTAAGCTTGTTCAAGCAGATCTATGACGAAGGTCTGACCACTAAAAATATGGATTATCCGGCGACCGTGTCTGCGTTTTCCAACGGGGAAGGCGGTATATTACTGAACGGTAACTGGTTGCTCGGCACTTACGATGCGGAATCGCATAAAGCGACCAGTGCACTGTATGAAAGTTATGCCGCAGTGCCTTATCCTCAGTTGTATAAGGCAAAAGCAGCCACCTATGTTGATGGTCACTCATGGGTCATGCCAAATAAAGAGCATAGTCAGGATGAACTGGCCGCTATCGGCGCATTTTATAAATTCATGGCTGACAACGACTTCCAGTGGTCGCGTACCGGACATTTACCGAGCGTCAAAGCTGTGCTGGAAAAACCGGAATTTCAGGCATTGCCACAGCGTACCAACCTGATGGATGTTACGAAGATTGGCACCGGTTTACCGAGCAAGGTTGAACGACAGTTCGCTATTCAGGACATCATTGGTGAAGAACTGGCGGCAGCCATTACCGGAGCCAAAGATATCGATTCGGCCCTTGCGGATGCCGAGTCCCGGGTCAACGAAATGCTGGCTAACTTGTAG
- a CDS encoding carbohydrate ABC transporter permease: protein MSQAKVMNSGLQIRASDTEKQLVTHNPGVTKTSRAVLIFTVLLSLLMLAPFLWTLGLSFKSNQELMMGTETVFRFPYTLKNYLNIMESSAVFGWLKNSLIVSGCMTLGVLALSSLTGYAFARLEFPFKRVLFVVILMGLAVPEQAVIIARHQLFSQFGLHNTYLGLILPGLSAPFGVFLMTQFFKAIPKEIDEAALLDNASRFKIFWKVLLPLTLPAQATLGILTFLTSWNDYFWPLISATQKEMFTLTVGIASSQSNFAQSEGLGFLSSQAIFSAIPIILVYIFFQKHIVTAVSGGAVKQ, encoded by the coding sequence ATGTCTCAAGCCAAAGTTATGAATTCAGGTCTTCAGATCCGTGCGTCTGATACCGAAAAACAATTGGTCACTCATAATCCGGGTGTCACCAAAACCAGCCGGGCGGTGCTGATTTTTACTGTGCTGCTCTCATTACTCATGCTGGCACCGTTCCTGTGGACGCTGGGGCTGTCGTTCAAGTCGAATCAGGAACTGATGATGGGGACGGAAACGGTGTTCCGTTTCCCTTACACGCTGAAGAACTACCTGAACATTATGGAGAGTTCTGCAGTATTCGGCTGGCTGAAAAACAGTCTGATTGTTTCCGGTTGTATGACGCTGGGTGTGCTGGCGCTCTCTTCACTGACCGGATATGCGTTTGCGCGGCTGGAGTTTCCGTTCAAACGAGTGCTGTTTGTGGTGATCCTGATGGGGCTGGCAGTGCCGGAGCAGGCAGTGATCATTGCCCGTCATCAGCTGTTCAGTCAGTTCGGTCTGCATAACACCTATTTGGGGCTGATTTTACCGGGGTTATCGGCACCCTTTGGCGTATTCCTGATGACGCAGTTTTTCAAGGCGATTCCGAAAGAGATCGATGAAGCGGCCTTACTGGATAATGCCTCCCGTTTCAAAATCTTCTGGAAGGTGCTGCTGCCGTTAACGCTGCCGGCACAGGCGACGCTGGGTATCCTGACTTTCCTGACTTCCTGGAATGACTATTTCTGGCCGTTGATTTCTGCCACGCAGAAAGAAATGTTCACGCTGACGGTGGGTATTGCGTCATCTCAATCCAATTTTGCGCAGAGTGAAGGGCTGGGCTTCCTCTCTTCGCAGGCCATTTTCTCTGCGATCCCGATCATTCTTGTCTACATCTTTTTCCAGAAACACATAGTGACCGCGGTGTCAGGAGGTGCAGTGAAACAATGA
- a CDS encoding carbohydrate ABC transporter permease, which translates to MKDQIRNRGEWLNLAFILPYLLVFIAMILIPLVWGISLSFEKVDLFGGGRFVGLANYQRLLSDKIFLQTVGNTLYFVLLTVPALVVLGLFLAIALNKQTWVAASLRGIFFSSTILSVTVVTLIWRIVFIPNDGLMANIFTKLGMEPIAFLSDPNWSLIAVAVATVWWCLGLPMMLFIAALQQIPKEIYEAAALDNASRWTVFFRITVPSIMRTIVLVVIIEIVMQFQLFGQALLMTNGGPNNASRSMVMFIYDVGFRRWDIGLAAAASQILFAVILVAAMAQFFVSSRSKRNA; encoded by the coding sequence ATGAAAGATCAAATTCGTAACCGGGGTGAGTGGCTGAATCTGGCCTTCATCCTGCCGTATTTGCTGGTATTTATCGCGATGATCCTGATCCCGCTGGTATGGGGGATCAGCCTGAGTTTTGAAAAGGTGGATCTGTTTGGTGGCGGTCGCTTTGTCGGCTTGGCTAATTATCAGCGATTACTCAGCGATAAGATTTTCCTGCAGACGGTCGGTAATACACTCTATTTTGTTCTGCTGACGGTGCCGGCACTCGTCGTGCTCGGGCTGTTTCTGGCCATCGCGCTGAACAAGCAGACCTGGGTTGCTGCCAGTCTGCGCGGGATCTTTTTCTCCTCGACCATTTTGTCGGTCACGGTGGTCACGCTGATCTGGCGCATCGTCTTTATTCCGAATGACGGCCTGATGGCGAACATCTTTACGAAGTTAGGGATGGAGCCGATCGCCTTTTTGTCTGATCCCAACTGGTCACTGATTGCGGTCGCAGTCGCCACGGTCTGGTGGTGTCTGGGCTTGCCGATGATGCTGTTTATCGCAGCTTTGCAGCAGATCCCGAAAGAGATTTATGAAGCTGCTGCACTGGATAACGCCAGCCGCTGGACCGTATTTTTCCGGATCACTGTTCCTTCCATCATGCGCACGATTGTGCTGGTCGTCATTATTGAAATTGTCATGCAGTTTCAATTGTTCGGACAGGCATTGCTCATGACCAACGGCGGCCCGAATAACGCCTCGCGCTCAATGGTGATGTTCATTTACGACGTTGGTTTCCGACGCTGGGATATCGGTCTTGCTGCTGCCGCTTCCCAGATCCTGTTTGCCGTCATTCTGGTGGCAGCCATGGCGCAGTTTTTTGTTTCCAGCCGTTCAAAGAGGAATGCCTGA